In Arvicola amphibius chromosome 1, mArvAmp1.2, whole genome shotgun sequence, one DNA window encodes the following:
- the Ccng2 gene encoding cyclin-G2, protein MKDLGAEHLAGGEGVQLLGLLNFYLEQEQRFQPREKGLSLLEATPENDNTLCSRLRNAKVEDLRSLTNFFGSCTETFVLAVNILDRFLALMKVKPKHLSCIGVCCFLLAARIVEEECNVPPTHDVIRISQCKCTASDLERMERIISEKLHYELEATTALNFLHLYHAILFCHTSERKEILSLDKLEAQLKACNCRLVFSKAKPSVLALCLLNLEIETIKSVELLEILLLVKKHLKIGDAEFFYWRELVSKCLAEYSSPACCKPDLKKLVWIVSRRTAQNLHNSYYSIPELPTIPEGGCFDGSESEDSCEDMSCGEESLSSSPPGDQECTFFFDFKVAQTLCFPS, encoded by the exons ATGAAGGATTTGGGGGCCGAGCACTTGGCAGGTGGCGAAGGGGTTCAGCTTCTCGGATTGTTGAACTTCTATCTGGAACAAGAACAAAGATTTCAACCTCGAGAAAAAGGGTTGAGCTTGCTGGAGGCCACCCCGGAG aatgaTAACACTTTATGTTCAAGATTGAGAAATGCCAAAGTCGAAGATTTAAGAAGTTTAACTAACTTTTTTGGATCTTGCACTGAAACATTTGTTCTGGCTGTCAATATTTTGGATAGATTCTTGGCTCTTATGAAG GTGAAACCGAAGCACTTGTCTTGCATTGGAGTCTGTTGCTTTTTGCTGGCAGCTAGAATAGTGGAAGAGGAATGCAACGTCCCGCCCACTCATGACGTGATCCGGATCAGTCAGTGTAAATGCACAGCTTCTGACCTTGAGCGGATGGAGAGAATCATCTCAGAGAAATTGCACTATGAGTTGGAAGCTACTACTGCCTTAAACTTTTTGCACTTGTACCACGCAATCCTCTTCTGTCATACTTCAGAAAG GAAGGAAATACTGAGCCTCGATAAACTAGAAGCTCAACTGAAAGCTTGCAACTGCCGGCTTgtcttttcaaaagcaaaa ccATCTGTATTAGCTCTGTGCCTTCTCAatttggaaatagaaacaataaaatccGTTGAATTGCTGGAAATTCTCCTGCTTGTTAAAAAACATTTGAAG ATTGGCGACGCAGAATTCTTTTATTGGAGGGAATTGGTTTCTAAATGCCTAGCAGAGTATTCTTCTCCTGCGTGCTGCAAACCTGACCTGAAGAAGCTGGTTTGGATTGTTTCAAGGCGCACAGCACAAAACCTGCACAACAGTTACTACAGCATTCCCGAGCTGCCAACCATCCCAGAGGGGGGCTGTTTCGACGGAAGCGAAAG TGAGGACTCTTGTGAAGACATGAGCTGTGGAGAGGAGAGTCTCAGCAGTTCTCCTCCTGGGGATCAAGAGTGCACCTTCTTTTTTGACTTCAAAGTGGCTCAGACACTGTGCTTTCCATCTTAG